In the Terriglobia bacterium genome, ATCTTCAACCGCGGCTTCGTTCTCTCGGATGATGATCTGTTTCTTCAAGCCGAGGCGATCAATCATTTCGGTGTAAGGCTGAATGGGTTCGCCAGCCAGGATGAGCAATCGGGTCCGGTCTCGTGTCCGCATCGCAGCGAAGGTTTGCAAAAGAAGATCTATTCTTTTCCCAGATCGCATGTTCGACATGTGCAGGATCAGGAATTCGTCCCGCACACCGAGCTCAGCGCGCACTTCCTCTCGACTGCGGCCGGCCGGCCGGGGGGTAAAGAAATTAGGAATGACCTCGATATCGCGCGAAACCTTAAGGGTCTCGCGGGTTTGTTCCTGTAAGCTTTTGGAAACGGCGGTGACCGCATCAGACCGGTCGAGCGCATATTCGATTGCCATGCGATAGGCCGGATCCTGGCCTAGCAGATTGGTGTCGGTGCCGTGCAACGTGGTAACGATGCCTGGTGAAACGTTTGACATTTGCGCAGCCAGTATCGCAGCCAGCGCATTCGGTACCGCATAGTGCGCGTGAATGATATCGAGTGAAACCGTCGAGGCGACCTCCGCCATCTTAACTGCCAAAGGCAAAGTGTAATCAGGGCACGGAAAAAGCGGATGATGCG is a window encoding:
- the bshA gene encoding N-acetyl-alpha-D-glucosaminyl L-malate synthase BshA yields the protein MNPLRIGIACFPLIGGSGILATALGYELARRGHEVHFFSYARPVRLDTAEERLHFHLVELAHHPLFPCPDYTLPLAVKMAEVASTVSLDIIHAHYAVPNALAAILAAQMSNVSPGIVTTLHGTDTNLLGQDPAYRMAIEYALDRSDAVTAVSKSLQEQTRETLKVSRDIEVIPNFFTPRPAGRSREEVRAELGVRDEFLILHMSNMRSGKRIDLLLQTFAAMRTRDRTRLLILAGEPIQPYTEMIDRLGLKKQIIIRENEAAVEDFISAADAGLYTSDYESFGLSILETLSFGKPIVAFDVGGIPEVVGDTYPLYPFPNATALASAMDKLVESPDLVRSLGEQGRKHVIEKFSADIIVDRYETLYRRVKSKNRRGKD